Part of the Brassica oleracea var. oleracea cultivar TO1000 chromosome C8, BOL, whole genome shotgun sequence genome is shown below.
AACCGATGGCTCCTGTGTAGAAGCTGGGAGGTGGTTGTATGTGTCGCGTTTGTTTTCATCGACATTGAAATGTTTCATCCCATACTTGTTAACCGCCTTCACAACCGAAGCTGCAGAGAAACAGAGAAGATAATCAATATTGGCATATATAGAAAGTCCGAAAGAAGGTAGAGATTTTTGTTTTTTACGTGGAAACTCGTTCTCCCAATCTACGGACCATCCACTTTGTGTTTCGCTGTTATGGTTGATCCGAACAGATGTTTCCGCTTGTCGGAACTTGTGAGAAGGAGGAGTCTTTCTTAGATTGTAAGCACCAGAAAACCTATTAGAGCCGTCTCCTCCAGGAATGAGCGCATCAGCTGAAATTTCGGAAGCAGTACGGTCAATGGAAGATGGTTCGGGATGTTTCTTTGGCGGACGGCCTCTTCTAGCAACTTTTGGCTGCTGTTGCTGATCTTGTTGGCTTTGTGGTTCTTCATCATCACTGTCTCGCCTTAAATTCTCAAAGTCCTTTTTGGCTAATTCTTGTATAGCCCGCGCCTACAAGCCAAAATGACACTATTTTCAGAAACGAACCACGTTATATCTAACAAGGAGACAAAATTTAAGACATACCTGTCGATAATACACAGTGTCTGATGAATTGTATTCCATTGCATTGCTACATATTAAAAACACATCCCCCTGCCAAAAAAAAAGAGGGCGAGAAGAGAGATTTATCAGACAAGGTAAAAAGAGCTGTTCAAACACCAATCTCGTCATGAATTCACATATATTCAAAGTGGGAGACAAATTTGAGGCGAAACAGATCAAATAGTTACTTCGACACAAGTTATGAAACAGACTTAGTGCTGCACCCTAACACTATAAACAACATGCACGCAAACAACATCCACAAGCCATAAGAAGCTGTAAGAACGTTCTGAAATGAAGATGCCAAGCAACAAAACTTTCTGTAGCTGAAACTTTAGCACAGCACTAAGCGAAAGAGGAACCAACTCGAATGCATCAAATCAAAACTATGAAGGATAGGACTCTGGAAGAAAGTTCAGGGAGAAGCATCGAGGAGGAGTCAAAGTACAAGACCGTACCTCGAATTGTTCTAAAGTGGCATAAGCTCCAGAGTCCAATTTCTTCCGAACTGTGCTAAAATCCATTGGGTTCGTGATAATCTCATGATAATCAGGAAGCTGTAACACATACATACCAAACAGAGATGAGACAAACAGAGTCGTGGATGAGCTTTAACATCAACAAAAAGACAAGAAAGCAACCTCCTCAGGATCAACTGGATCTGAGTAAACGCCATAAGTATCTTTCCTACAAGTATTAGTAAAATAACATGAACCCAGTTGGGAATCACTTCAACCAAAACACAAAATAAAGAGGCCATGTCAGAGAGAAAGGAAATGAACCACACTTTTGAAGTCTATCGAGGATGAACACCAACAACTGTTTGTCTGGCAGAGTTGTGGTGGGACCGCCAGACTCCACGGGTGACCCTGTCCACATTTAAAAATTAAATATCAGAAGAAAAAAAAAATCTCGCTTTTTAATCCTCGTACGAATTTCCCAGTTTATTGCCTTTTCAGGAATTAAATATAGGAAATTAAAAATGTCTTTATTTTATATTACCTTGAAGAATGTCTGTCGCTTTCGAAGCCTTTTCTCCCTGCAGAGATCATCATCATCATCATCAATTCCAAGAATCCATTTAAAAGGTCAGCTCTTTCCGTAAATAATTACATTTGCTCATGTTAATGCAAATAATCGAACAAGACGTGCACAATACAAGTGGAAGTATAACTAAAGAAACTGCTATTACAGAAAAGACAAACTGGAACTTGTTGTCTGAGAGACATGATGGTTTCAGTGTTCAACAACGGTTTTAAATACCGGAAACCAGACAACTTTAAATACTAGTATTATATAAATTCATACTAAAGCGAGAATAAAAACTGATTAAACACGAAAACAAAAAGGAAAACAATTTACAAAAGAAAAAGCTTTAACCAATTAAAATCAAGACTCAGTCAAACTCATCCACTGAAATATTCCTTCAAGCAGAAGACGAACACTTCACATAACAAACGCGCGAAAAATCCCTACGATATTTAAAACTAATTTAATAGTTTAAACTCGAATTAGAAAACGAACCGTGAATCCAGATCCGCCGCCGCCGTCACCGCCGATCTTCCGTCTATTGACGGGAGTCTCTTCGAGGTTCAGATCGGAGCCGCGCGATTGGGGATTAGGAGAATGACGATTGGAGTGGGAGTTTAATCCGTACAGGAGCTTGTGTTTCTTCTCGCGCCGCTCGTCGTCGTCTTCCTCGCTCAAGGGGGAATCGGAGGAGGAGACTCCGTTGGGATTAGGGTTCCGGCGCTTGGATCGGGTGCCGGAGTTGGGAGAATTAGGGTTTTTGGAGCCGGATCTATGGTCATCGTGATTGTTTCTGTGGTGTTGCTGTTGTTGTTGCTGTTTGATAGCTCGCTTCTGAAGGTCTAGAAGAGATGGCCTCCCTTTCTTCTTCTTCTTCGTCATTGTTTCTGCTACCTCACCCATCCTCGCTTCCCTCTCTCTCTCCTCGCTTCTCTCTCTCTCCTCGCAACCTTTTTCTTTCTCCTCCAAGAGAGGCGTTTGGTTTTGTGTTTTCTTACGTTTTTTAATATTAAAAATTGAAACTAAAATTCTTACTTTTGTGAAATCGCACGTGTAGAAAGTGTAACGTAGACCTGGGCTAGTTCGTGATTCACCTAAGATTTTAGGTGACTTAAGTGGGCTGCAATAATGTTTCTAACTATTTGGGCCTTAACAGGCCCGATACCATTTTCTGTAATATGACCCACTTGTTATAAAAAGTGATTAGTCTATCTTGCATGGACACTTGTCTTCACCACCTTATGTTTCTTGCATTATCACTAAGACACTTGTCCATTTTTCTCCTTATGTCGGTCAAAATTAACCGACTGACTTCCCCTATAAATATGTTGTACCAGTTCCTTTTAAATAATAATCATAAGTGGAGTTATGATAAAAAAAAAAACTTGAGAGAGAGAAAGTTCTGTTTTCTACCTTAAAATTCAGCTTCTCTGCTCAGATTTGGTTAAGACCGGCGTGCGTGGACTTACACAGCCACGACGTCGGTCTTAATCTTTCCTTTAGCTTACTTTTGGTTTTGATTTTCTCGTGTTTGATAGAGTTTTTTCTGGGTGGTTGTTTGGTTGCGGTGGAAGAGGTTCCCGGTGAGATTTCCGGTCAGAGCTAACATATATAATTGATATGACGAAGAAGACGCCGGATCTGTAGAGGTACGGAGCAGTTCACCTGTAAACGTCTTCGTCTCTGCTTTTTACTTAGCTCCTGGTAATATCTTGTTTATCCGGTGACCAAATCCATCAACTCACTCCATGTTTTGAGATCTCTACTCGGGTCAGATGTGTTTATGGCTTCAGAAAGGCTGAATCTGAGGCCTCCTTGTCTGGATTTTAGTGTTTATCTTTCTTTACTTTTGTTCTAGCTTCAGTGTGGGATAGTGGTGTGGTGGTGTGTGGAGAGTAGAACATATCTAACATCTTGGAGAAGTTTCAGGTTACTTTGTCCCACTCTAGGAAAGAGTCATTCTCGCGGCCTTTGAATAAGTGTATTATCCGGTTTTTCTTTTGCTCTCGTGTTCCTCGGTGGCTTCGTATGGTTGGAGCATTATAATGAGGTTGAAGGTGTTAATATTTCTGATGAAGGTTCGTTTGAGGAGGGAGCTTAACCTCAGTTGTTGTTCTTCTCTGGTTGGTTTCTGATGTTATTCTTATTGGTTCTGGCTTGGTACCATGAACTGAAGGTTCATGTAAGTTTGGTTTTGTTTCGTTGTTAGGGCTACTGCATCGCTTCCTCTCTCGTTAAGAGTTCCGGCTGTTCAAAGTGTAGAAGGATTAATAATGTTTTCCCTTGTCAAGGATTGTCTTTAGCTTTGGTTATATGAGTCTACAGTCCTCTTGTAATTTTTGTAGTTCTTTTCAAGTGTCACCCGTTGTTTGGGTTCAAGTCACCCGTTGTTTGGGTTCATGTCTCCCTGTTATGGGTTCTAGGATCTCACCCTTGTATGTTCTACAAGTTTTATTAATCAAAATCAGATGGAAAAAAAAAGTGGAGTTATGATAACTCCATTTCTCTCTACGTTTCCAAATTCACAAATCAATATATAACTATAATAAATATAGTAAATCAGTTTCGGAGTTTCTCGCTTAGTTTACAACACGTTATCAGCACGAAGCTCTGGCAAACTGAGGTTTATCAATCCGAAAGTTCTTAAACCAACCGAAGTAATGTTTAAATTTATGTATTTCAATATATTTAATTTATTTAAATTTTATTATTATTTC
Proteins encoded:
- the LOC106312429 gene encoding transcription factor GTE4-like, encoding MGEVAETMTKKKKKGRPSLLDLQKRAIKQQQQQQHHRNNHDDHRSGSKNPNSPNSGTRSKRRNPNPNGVSSSDSPLSEEDDDERREKKHKLLYGLNSHSNRHSPNPQSRGSDLNLEETPVNRRKIGGDGGGGSGFTGEKASKATDILQGSPVESGGPTTTLPDKQLLVFILDRLQKKDTYGVYSDPVDPEELPDYHEIITNPMDFSTVRKKLDSGAYATLEQFEGDVFLICSNAMEYNSSDTVYYRQARAIQELAKKDFENLRRDSDDEEPQSQQDQQQQPKVARRGRPPKKHPEPSSIDRTASEISADALIPGGDGSNRFSGAYNLRKTPPSHKFRQAETSVRINHNSETQSGWSVDWENEFPPSVVKAVNKYGMKHFNVDENKRDTYNHLPASTQEPSVLTTLEDELKQLIPVGLTTEYGYARSLARYAANLGPVAWKIASKRIETVLPPGIKYGPGWVEENPAGTEEDNEPQKQTVLGKHKCSNDLASNDYSNRILSPTASVSSAFIGNRHSSSQGIEETAAPSRAFPSASSSRQAGPMIKPESSINGLTRGFSGFGHSPSPMIGATRQKQPNLANETMPGPQQQGMLFPYNKQEFDRFPPDLNAMLVSPNSPGANQQTGSSSSQHPDLALQL